A portion of the Lolium rigidum isolate FL_2022 chromosome 1, APGP_CSIRO_Lrig_0.1, whole genome shotgun sequence genome contains these proteins:
- the LOC124705717 gene encoding UDP-glucosyltransferase UGT13248-like → MHASHVLVVALSMEGVDYIKIPCTPPCFAPSTPIYPSISKHWVHTLTQETPQNQTEIWRARRRPPTAATGSNVFLLPFPGFQGHANPMLQFGRRLAYHGLRPTLVTTRYILSTTPPPGEPFRVAAISDGFDAGGMASPPDAEYVSRLLAAGPETLRELLLSEAHAGRPVRVLVYDPLLPWARLVAQAAGVPTAAFFSQPCSVDIVYGELWAGRLALPVTDGHELLARGALGVELGPEDVPPYAAVPESQPLFLNASIGQFEGLEEADDVLVNSFREIEPKEADYMESTWRAKMIGPTLPPFYLDDDRLPSNKSYGFNLFGSDSPCMEWLQKHSVSSVVLVSYGTFSNYDKTQLEELGNGLCDSGKPFLWVVRSNEAHKLSQELKVKCEKNGLIVTWFSQLEVLAHKAIGCFVTHCGWNSTLEAVVSGVPLVGIPHWADQPTIAKYVESVWDIGVRVQKGKNGSLKRGEINRCIREVMDGERKDEYKRNIVKWTQKAKEAMKEGGSLDKYIAEFATKYSSI, encoded by the exons ATGCACGCCAGTCACGTTTTGGTTGTTGCATTGTCAATGGAAGGGGTGGATTATATAAAAATTCCATGCACGCCACCCTGCTTCGCTCCTTCGACGCCTATTTATCCGTCCATTAGCAAACATTGGGTACACACCCTGACCCAAGAAACTCCCCAAAACCAAACTGAAATATGGAGAGCACGCCGACGGCCGCCGACGGCCGCCACCGGCTCGAACgtcttcctcctgccgttccctgGTTTCCAAGGCCACGCAAACCCGATGCTGCAGTTCGGCCGCCGTCTGGCATACCACGGCCTCCGTCCCACCTTGGTCACCACACGGTACATCCTCTCCACCACCCCACCCCCTGGCGAGCCCTTCCGCGTGGCCGCCATCTCCGACGGCTTCGACGCCGGCGGTATGGCCTCGCCCCCAGACGCGGAGTATGTCTCCCGGCTGCTGGCCGCGGGGCCCGAGACGCTGCGGGAGCTCCTGCTGTCGGAGGCGCACGCGGGGCGGCCCGTGCGCGTGCTGGTGTACGACCCTCTCTTGCCGTGGGCGCGGCTTGTGGCGCAGGCCGCCGGTGTGCCCACAGCAGCGTTCTTCTCCCAGCCGTGCTCGGTGGACATCGTCTACGGCGAACTGTGGGCGGGGCGGCTGGCGCTGCCCGTGACGGACGGGCACGAGCTGCTCGCGAGGGGAGCGCTGGGCGTGGAGCTGGGGCCGGAGGACGTGCCACCGTATGCCGCGGTGCCGGAGTCGCAGCCCCTGTTCCTCAATGCGTCGATCGGGCAGTTCGAGGGGCTGGAGGAAGCCGATGACGTGCTCGTCAACTCCTTCCGCGAAATCGAGCCAAAG GAGGCAGACTACATGGAGTCAACATGGAGAGCAAAGATGATAGGTCCGACCTTGCCGCCATTCTACCTTGATGATGATCGTCTACCATCCAACAAATCTTATGGTTTCAACTTGTTCGGAAGCGATTCACCGTGCATGGAGTGGCTTCAGAAGCATAGTGTTTCCTCTGTTGTGCTTGTATCATATGGGACATTCTCTAACTATGACAAAACCCAGCTAGAGGAGCTTGGCAATGGACTATGCGATTCCGGCAAACCTTTTCTTTGGGTTGTAAGGTCCAACGAGGCACATAAGTTATCTCAGGAACTCAAGGTGAAATGTGAGAAGAATGGATTAATTGTTACTTGGTTCTCCCAACTTGAGGTTCTAGCACACAAGGCCATCG GTTGTTTTGTTACCCATTGTGGGTGGAACTCGACATTGGAGGCAGTCGTTAGCGGTGTACCTCTCGTGGGAATTCCACATTGGGCAGACCAACCCACCATAGCAAAGTATGTGGAGAGTGTGTGGGACATAGGTGTGCGTGTCCAGAAAGGCAAAAATGGATCGCTAAAGAGGGGTGAAATCAATAGGTGTATAAGAGAGGTCATGGATGGGGAGAGGAAGGATGAGTACAAAAGAAATATTGTGAAGTGGACCCAAAAGGCAAAGGAGGCAATGaaggaaggaggaagcttggACAAGTACATTGCTGAATTCGCTACCAAGTATTCATCAATTTAA